In a genomic window of Gossypium arboreum isolate Shixiya-1 chromosome 9, ASM2569848v2, whole genome shotgun sequence:
- the LOC108465741 gene encoding RING-H2 finger protein ATL70-like — protein MNSTSDANDGLLGSNNIGGFGYGIGVSVGILLLITTITLASYFCTRTQPPQGAPARRTRQEPNIDPDSFVVDVGLDEETIKSYPKLLYSEAKLQKKDSTASCCSICLADYKSTDMLRLLPDCNHLFHLKCVDPWLRLNPTCPVCRTSPIPTPLSTPLAEVVPLSTRQGG, from the coding sequence ATGAACTCCACGTCCGACGCTAATGATGGACTTCTCGGATCCAACAACATTGGTGGGTTTGGATATGGCATCGGAGTTTCTGTTGGAATCCTCCTGCTTATCACCACCATCACCTTGGCTTCCTACTTCTGCACCCGGACTCAACCGCCGCAGGGAGCACCGGCCAGGAGGACCAGACAAGAGCCTAATATTGATCCCGACAGCTTCGTTGTCGATGTAGGCCTCGATGAGGAAACCATAAAGAGCTACCCGAAGCTGCTTTACTCTGAGGCGAAGCTCCAGAAGAAAGATTCTACAGCTTCATGTTGTTCCATATGCTTGGCGGATTACAAGAGCACTGACATGCTTAGGCTGCTGCCTGACTGCAACCATCTTTTCCATCTCAAGTGTGTTGACCCTTGGTTGCGGTTGAACCCAACATGTCCGGTTTGCCGGACATCTCCCATCCCAACGCCCTTGTCCACGCCTCTTGCTGAGGTGGTTCCATTGTCAACCAGACAAGGTGGTTGA
- the LOC128279227 gene encoding uncharacterized protein At3g28850-like: MLSLLNFFKWFQCISRGFLYLITVIRDQRHGGKVSEETTHATNTSKQGCVFQLNPQGTFSNQISHNLPVVGFKDPKDEETKLEFDVGDQDNITPCTELKGIVAGEDDSQLQVSSETIINDDHSIPEVKEDTEEGPRLTDFEEKCPPGGEDSVVFYTTSLRGIRKTFEDCSSMRFVLDSLKILVQERDVSMDMEFREELWRILGGRVVPPKLFIKGRYIGGADEVFRLHEQGKLKKLLEGIPSNCLCTDCANMRFLVCSNCSGSRKVFTEKQGDELCMKCPDCNENGLVKCPVCC; encoded by the coding sequence ATGCTATCCCTTCTCAATTTCTTTAAGTGGTTCCAATGCATTTCCCGGGGTTTCTTGTATCTTATCACAGTAATAAGAGATCAAAGGCATGGAGGAAAGGTTTCTGAAGAAACCACCCATGCTACCAACACATCGAAACAGGGCTGTGTCTTTCAGCTTAACCCCCAAGGCACCTTCTCCAATCAAATTTCCCATAACCTGCCAGTAGTTGGTTTTAAAGATCCAAAGGATGAAGAAACCAAGTTGGAATTCGATGTAGGGGACCAAGATAACATTACACCCTGCACTGAGTTGAAGGGCATAGTGGCTGGAGAAGATGATTCTCAGCTTCAAGTATCTTCAGAGACCATTATCAATGATGATCATAGCATTCCAGAAGTGAAGGAGGACACTGAAGAAGGTCCACGTTTAACAGATTTTGAAGAGAAATGTCCTCCAGGTGGAGAAGATTCAGTGGTATTCTACACAACAAGCTTGAGAGGAATAAGAAAAACATTTGAAGATTGCAGCAGTATGAGGTTTGTTTTAGACAGTTTGAAGATATTGGTCCAGGAGAGAGATGTTTCAATGGACATGGAATTCAGGGAAGAACTATGGAGGATATTGGGTGGCAGAGTGGTTCCTCCCAAGCTGTTCATCAAGGGCAGATACATAGGAGGAGCTGACGAAGTTTTTCGACTTCATGAGCAAGGAAAGCTGAAGAAGCTGTTGGAAGGGATACCTTCAAACTGCCTGTGCACAGATTGTGCCAATATGAGGTTCCTGGTTTGCTCAAACTGCAGTGGCAGCCGCAAGGTTTTTACAGAAAAACAAGGTGATGAATTGTGCATGAAATGCCCTGATTGTAATGAgaatggattggttaaatgtCCAGTTTGCTGTTGA
- the LOC108457377 gene encoding uncharacterized protein LOC108457377 isoform X2 produces MVVKMMRWRPWPPLVSKKYEVKLIVRRLEGWDLVGEGWEKPEKLKVEIRWKGPKASLSSLRRTVKRNFTKEVDGVDENGIVVWDEEFQTLCNLSAYKDNAFHPWEIAFSALNGLKQGPKSKVPVVGVASLNLAEHVSAAEQKELELNIPLILSTGAGELCPRLCISLSLLELRIAQEINEPVERALVPFASPLQSGETVAMEKDEISAIKAGLRKVKFFRESVSTRGAKKACREDEGSEGRCSARSDDGEYPLDTDSLDDSEEGESDEVKDDSVVRKSFSYGTLADANYAGGSVYSSMRVSEGDEDWVYYSNRKSDVGCSNVEDSAKLVSEPSLLQSSKRSILSWRKRKLSFRSPKGKGEPLLKKGYGEEGGDDIDFDRRQLSSDESHAPGTDDDSSANRTSISEFGDDSFAIGNWEQKEVVSRDGRMKLKSEVFFASIDQRSERAAGESACTALVAVIADWLQNNRDLMPIKSQFDSLIREGSLEWRNLCENESYRERFPDKHFDLETVLQAKLRPLSVVPRKSFIGFFHPEGVDEGSFDFLHGAMSFDNIWDEISRAGAECQNSDLPEVYIVSWNDHFFVLKVDPEAYYIIDTLGERLYEGCNQAYILKFDRNTVIHKLPNVAQSSGDKSTGDQQVNGKEGCVAGAVGTKPEKSIKSEDSEEVVCQGKKACKEYIKSFLAAIPIRELQADIKKGLMAATPLHHRLQIEFHYTEFSQPLPETSASPMTTSMPLSVEVPLTEIAA; encoded by the exons ATGGTGGTGAAGATGATGAGGTGGAGACCATGGCCGCCTCTGGTTTCAAAAAAGTACGAGGTTAAGTTAATTGTAAGAAGATTAGAAGGGTGGGATCTGGTCGGGGAAGGTTGGGAGAAGCCTGAGAAACTAAAGGTCGAGATTCGATGGAAAGGTCCAAAGGCTTCCCTCAGTTCCTTAAGGCGAACGGTTAAGAGGAATTTCACCAAAGAAGTCGACGGCGTTGACGAGAACGGCATCGTTGTGTGGGATGAGGAGTTTCAAACCCTTTGTAACTTATCGGCTTATAAAGACAATGCATTTCATCCTTGGGAGATCGCTTTCTCTGCCTTGAAT GGTTTGAAGCAGGGACCAAAGAGTAAGGTTCCCGTTGTTGGGGTAGCATCATTGAATCTTGCTGAACATGTCTCTGCTGCTGAGCAGAAAGAGCTTGAGTTAAACATACCTCTCATACTCTCCACCGGTGCTGGAGAGCTTTGCCCCCGACTCTGT ATATCGCTTAGCCTGTTGGAACTAAGAATTGCTCAAGAAATCAACGAGCCTGTAGAGCGAGCATTAGTGCCTTTTGCATCACCTCTCCAGTCTGGAGAAACTGTGGCCATGGAAAAGGATGAGATTTCTGCAATTAAAGCTGGTCTAAGAAAAGTGAAATTTTTTAGAGAGAGTGTTTCTACCAGGGGAGCGAAAAAAGCCTGTCGTGAGGATGAAGGCAGTGAAGGAAGGTGTTCTGCCAGGAGTGATGATGGCGAGTATCCATTGGACACAGATTCACTTGACGATTCCGAGGAAGGAGAATCGGATGAGGTAAAAGATGACTCTGTTGTCAGGAAGTCATTTAGTTATGGTACTCTTGCGGATGCAAATTATGCTGGAGGATCAGTTTACTCTAGCATGAGGGTCAGTGAGGGAGATGAGGATTGGGTGTACTACAGTAATCGTAAGTCGGATGTTGGCTGCTCAAATGTCGAGGATTCTGCTAAACTGGTGTCAGAGCCATCCCTACTGCAGAGTTCCAAGCGCAGCATTTTGTCTTGGAGAAAAAGGAAGCTGAGTTTCAGGTCTCCTAAAGGAAAAGGGGAACCATTGTTAAAGAAAGGCTATGGAGAAGAAGGTGGGGATGACATTGATTTCGACCGCCGGCAGCTCAGCTCTGATGAATCTCATGCACCTGGG ACAGATGATGATTCATCTGCAAACCGTACATCTATTTCTGAATTTGGGGATGATAGTTTCGCCATCGGAAATTGGGAACAGAAAGAAGTGGTCAGCCGTGATGGACGCATGAAACTTAAATCGGAGGTCTTTTTTGCTTCTATCGATCAACGGAGTGAGCGAGCAGCTGGTGAAAGTGCATGTACAGCCCTTGTTGCTGTTATTGCTGATTGGCTTCAGAACAACCGTGATCTGATGCCTATTAAGTCTCAATTTGATAGTTTGATCAGAGAGGGCTCATTGGAATGGAGGAACCTCTGTGAGAATGAATCCTACAGGGAGCGTTTCCCTGACAAGCACTTTGATCTTGAGACGGTTCTCCAAGCAAAATTACGTCCTCTTTCTGTAGTGCCAAGAAAGTCCTTTATTGGGTTTTTCCATCCAGAGGGTGTGGATGAGGGAAGTTTTGACTTTTTGCATGGTGCAATGTCTTTTGATAACATATGGGATGAGATTAGTCGTGCTGGTGCGGAATGTCAAAATAGTGATCTCCCCGAGGTTTACATTGTTAGTTGGAATGACCACTTTTTTGTCCTAAAGGTTGACCCAGAAGCTTACTATATTATTGACACGTTAGGAGAGAGGCTTTATGAGGGATGCAATCAAGCATACATCTTGAAATTTGACCGCAATACTGTAATTCACAAGCTACCAAATGTGGCTCAATCATCAGGTGATAAGTCAACGGGTGATCAACAGGTCAATGGGAAGGAGGGTTGTGTTGCAGGGGCTGTAGGAACCAAACCTGAGAAATCAATCAAGAGTGAGGACAGTGAGGAGGTTGTTTGCCAGGGTAAGAAGGCCTGCAAGGAATACATAAAGAGCTTCTTGGCTGCTATACCTATTAGGGAGTTGCAGGCGGATATCAAGAAGGGTCTAATGGCAGCAACACCACTGCATCACCGACTACAGATTGAGTTCCACTATACTGAGTTCTCGCAACCACTACCCGAGACTTCTGCTTCTCCAATGACTACATCCATGCCACTTTCAGTCGAAGTTCCATTAACTGAAATTGCTGCATAG
- the LOC108456127 gene encoding uncharacterized protein LOC108456127 isoform X2 has translation MAPIRMIDVAVNFTDGMFKGIYNGKQHHVSDIATVLSRAWNAGVDRIIVTGGSLEESKEALAIAETDGRLFCTVGVHPTRCKEFEESGDPKKHFQALLALAKEGIQKGKVVAIGECGLDYDRLHFCPPEVQKKYFEKQFELAYATKLPMFLHMRAAAEDFCEIMERNINKFTGGVTHSFTGSAEDRDKLLSFHNMYIGVNGCSLKMAENLDVVRGIPVERMMIETDSPYCEIKSTHAGINFVKSLWPSKKKEKQVLEVIAGCKGITDIDLFSATLYQNTCRVFFPHDLDAAADALLAGRNESQ, from the exons ATGGCGCCAATACGGATGATAG ATGTCGCTGTCAACTTCACAG ATGGCATGTTTAAAGGCATTTATAACGGCAAGCAACATCACGTTTCTGATATTGCTACTGTTCTGAGTCGAGCTTGGAACGCTGGCGTCGATCGAATTATC GTTACGGGTGGTTCCCTTGAGGAGTCAAAGGAAGCTCTTGCTATTGCAGAAACTGATG GGAGGCTTTTCTGCACAGTTGGAGTGCACCCAACTAGATGCAAG gAGTTTGAAGAGAGTGGGGATCCTAAAAAACATTTTCAAGCTCTTTTGGCATTGGCTAAGGAGGGAATTCAAAAAGGGAAG GTGGTTGCAATTGGTGAATGTGGATTGGATTATGACAGGCTTCACTTTTGCCCACCAGAAGTTCAAAAGAA GTATTTTGAGAAGCAGTTTGAATTAGCATATGCCACAAAGCTGCCCATGTTTCTGCATATGCGTGCAGCTGCAGAAGATTTCTGTGAAATTATGGAACGAAATATTAACAA GTTCACTGGTGGGGTTACTCATTCATTTACCGGTAGTGCTGAAGACCGTGATAAGCTTCTCTCATTTCATAACATGTATATAG GTGTAAATGGATGCTCTCTGAAGATGGCTGAAAATCTTGATGTTGTGAGGGGCATACCTGTTGAAAGAATGATGATTGAGACTGATTCTCCATATTGTGAAATCAAGAGTACTCATGCTGGGATTAATTTTGTGAAATCCTTATGGCCTTCTAAGAAGAAAGAGAA GCAAGTTCTTGAGGTGATAGCTGGCTGTAAAGGAATCACTGACATTGATCTGTTTAGTGCAACATTGTACCAGAACACCTGCAG GGTTTTTTTCCCTCATGACTTGGATGCTGCAGCTGATGCTCTTCTTGCTGGTCGGAATGAAAGTCAATGA
- the LOC108454534 gene encoding syntaxin-121-like, protein MNNLFSGSFTRFRSEEGSPDHHAVQMTESSPSSRGVNLDKFFDDVESIKDELKELERLNDDLSSSHEQSKTLHSAKAVRDLRAKMDGDVAMALKKAKLIKVRLEALDRSNAANRSLPGCGPGSSSDRTRTSVVNGLRKKLKDSMESFNELRERISSEYRETVQRRYFTVTGENPDDKTLDLLISTGESETFLQKAIQEQGRGRILDTINEIQERHDAVKDLERHLKDLHQVFLDMAVLVEAQGEQLDDIESQVNRANSFVRGGTERLQTARTYQKNTRKWTCYAIILLLSIIFFVVIFTVRPWENNGGSSGGQNSPTPPSPATTSTPPPPPPQQ, encoded by the exons ATGAACAATCTGTTTTCAGGCTCTTTCACTCGCTTCCGAAGCGAAGAAGGTTCCCCCGACCACCACGCAGTCCAGATGACAGAATCGTCTCCATCCTCCCGCGGTGTCAACCTTGACAAGTTCTTCGACGATGTGGAGTCCATCAAAGACGAGCTGAAAGAGCTGGAGAGGCTGAACGACGACCTTTCCTCGTCTCATGAGCAGAGCAAGACGTTGCACAGCGCGAAAGCCGTGAGAGATTTAAGAGCCAAGATGGATGGGGACGTGGCCATGGCGTTGAAAAAGGCCAAGCTTATCAAAGTTAGGCTGGAAGCGCTTGACCGGTCCAACGCCGCTAACAGGAGCTTGCCTGGGTGTGGACCGGGCTCTTCATCGGACCGGACGAGGACGTCGGTCGTGAACGGGTTGAGAAAGAAGTTGAAGGATTCTATGGAAAGTTTTAACGAGTTGAGAGAGAGGATCTCGTCCGAGTATAGAGAAACTGTTCAGAGAAGATATTTTACGGTTACGGGGGAAAATCCTGATGACAAGACTCTTGATCTTTTGATTTCAACTG GAGAGAGTGAGACTTTCTTGCAAAAAGCCATTCAAGAACAAGGGAGGGGAAGAATTTTGGACACAATCAATGAGATTCAAGAAAGGCATGATGCTGTGAAGGATTTGGAGAGGCATCTCAAGGACTTGCACCAAGTTTTCTTGGACATGGCAGTGCTGGTTGAGGCTCAAGGTGAGCAACTGGATGACATTGAGAGCCAAGTGAACCGAGCTAATTCATTTGTGAGGGGTGGCACTGAGAGGTTGCAAACGGCTAGGACCTACCAGAAAAATACCCGGAAATGGACTTGTTATGCTATCATACTTTTGCTCTCCATCATCTTCTTTGTGGTGATATTCACCGTGAGACCATGGGAAAACAATGGCGGCAGCAGCGGTGGCCAGAACAGCCCAACCCCACCGTCACCAGCAACAACTTCAACGCCACCTCCACCTCCACCTCAACAATAA
- the LOC108457377 gene encoding uncharacterized protein LOC108457377 isoform X1 → MVVKMMRWRPWPPLVSKKYEVKLIVRRLEGWDLVGEGWEKPEKLKVEIRWKGPKASLSSLRRTVKRNFTKEVDGVDENGIVVWDEEFQTLCNLSAYKDNAFHPWEIAFSALNGLKQGPKSKVPVVGVASLNLAEHVSAAEQKELELNIPLILSTGAGELCPRLCISLSLLELRIAQEINEPVERALVPFASPLQSGETVAMEKDEISAIKAGLRKVKFFRESVSTRGAKKACREDEGSEGRCSARSDDGEYPLDTDSLDDSEEGESDEVKDDSVVRKSFSYGTLADANYAGGSVYSSMRVSEGDEDWVYYSNRKSDVGCSNVEDSAKLVSEPSLLQSSKRSILSWRKRKLSFRSPKGKGEPLLKKGYGEEGGDDIDFDRRQLSSDESHAPGWLKTDDDSSANRTSISEFGDDSFAIGNWEQKEVVSRDGRMKLKSEVFFASIDQRSERAAGESACTALVAVIADWLQNNRDLMPIKSQFDSLIREGSLEWRNLCENESYRERFPDKHFDLETVLQAKLRPLSVVPRKSFIGFFHPEGVDEGSFDFLHGAMSFDNIWDEISRAGAECQNSDLPEVYIVSWNDHFFVLKVDPEAYYIIDTLGERLYEGCNQAYILKFDRNTVIHKLPNVAQSSGDKSTGDQQVNGKEGCVAGAVGTKPEKSIKSEDSEEVVCQGKKACKEYIKSFLAAIPIRELQADIKKGLMAATPLHHRLQIEFHYTEFSQPLPETSASPMTTSMPLSVEVPLTEIAA, encoded by the exons ATGGTGGTGAAGATGATGAGGTGGAGACCATGGCCGCCTCTGGTTTCAAAAAAGTACGAGGTTAAGTTAATTGTAAGAAGATTAGAAGGGTGGGATCTGGTCGGGGAAGGTTGGGAGAAGCCTGAGAAACTAAAGGTCGAGATTCGATGGAAAGGTCCAAAGGCTTCCCTCAGTTCCTTAAGGCGAACGGTTAAGAGGAATTTCACCAAAGAAGTCGACGGCGTTGACGAGAACGGCATCGTTGTGTGGGATGAGGAGTTTCAAACCCTTTGTAACTTATCGGCTTATAAAGACAATGCATTTCATCCTTGGGAGATCGCTTTCTCTGCCTTGAAT GGTTTGAAGCAGGGACCAAAGAGTAAGGTTCCCGTTGTTGGGGTAGCATCATTGAATCTTGCTGAACATGTCTCTGCTGCTGAGCAGAAAGAGCTTGAGTTAAACATACCTCTCATACTCTCCACCGGTGCTGGAGAGCTTTGCCCCCGACTCTGT ATATCGCTTAGCCTGTTGGAACTAAGAATTGCTCAAGAAATCAACGAGCCTGTAGAGCGAGCATTAGTGCCTTTTGCATCACCTCTCCAGTCTGGAGAAACTGTGGCCATGGAAAAGGATGAGATTTCTGCAATTAAAGCTGGTCTAAGAAAAGTGAAATTTTTTAGAGAGAGTGTTTCTACCAGGGGAGCGAAAAAAGCCTGTCGTGAGGATGAAGGCAGTGAAGGAAGGTGTTCTGCCAGGAGTGATGATGGCGAGTATCCATTGGACACAGATTCACTTGACGATTCCGAGGAAGGAGAATCGGATGAGGTAAAAGATGACTCTGTTGTCAGGAAGTCATTTAGTTATGGTACTCTTGCGGATGCAAATTATGCTGGAGGATCAGTTTACTCTAGCATGAGGGTCAGTGAGGGAGATGAGGATTGGGTGTACTACAGTAATCGTAAGTCGGATGTTGGCTGCTCAAATGTCGAGGATTCTGCTAAACTGGTGTCAGAGCCATCCCTACTGCAGAGTTCCAAGCGCAGCATTTTGTCTTGGAGAAAAAGGAAGCTGAGTTTCAGGTCTCCTAAAGGAAAAGGGGAACCATTGTTAAAGAAAGGCTATGGAGAAGAAGGTGGGGATGACATTGATTTCGACCGCCGGCAGCTCAGCTCTGATGAATCTCATGCACCTGGG TGGCTCAAGACAGATGATGATTCATCTGCAAACCGTACATCTATTTCTGAATTTGGGGATGATAGTTTCGCCATCGGAAATTGGGAACAGAAAGAAGTGGTCAGCCGTGATGGACGCATGAAACTTAAATCGGAGGTCTTTTTTGCTTCTATCGATCAACGGAGTGAGCGAGCAGCTGGTGAAAGTGCATGTACAGCCCTTGTTGCTGTTATTGCTGATTGGCTTCAGAACAACCGTGATCTGATGCCTATTAAGTCTCAATTTGATAGTTTGATCAGAGAGGGCTCATTGGAATGGAGGAACCTCTGTGAGAATGAATCCTACAGGGAGCGTTTCCCTGACAAGCACTTTGATCTTGAGACGGTTCTCCAAGCAAAATTACGTCCTCTTTCTGTAGTGCCAAGAAAGTCCTTTATTGGGTTTTTCCATCCAGAGGGTGTGGATGAGGGAAGTTTTGACTTTTTGCATGGTGCAATGTCTTTTGATAACATATGGGATGAGATTAGTCGTGCTGGTGCGGAATGTCAAAATAGTGATCTCCCCGAGGTTTACATTGTTAGTTGGAATGACCACTTTTTTGTCCTAAAGGTTGACCCAGAAGCTTACTATATTATTGACACGTTAGGAGAGAGGCTTTATGAGGGATGCAATCAAGCATACATCTTGAAATTTGACCGCAATACTGTAATTCACAAGCTACCAAATGTGGCTCAATCATCAGGTGATAAGTCAACGGGTGATCAACAGGTCAATGGGAAGGAGGGTTGTGTTGCAGGGGCTGTAGGAACCAAACCTGAGAAATCAATCAAGAGTGAGGACAGTGAGGAGGTTGTTTGCCAGGGTAAGAAGGCCTGCAAGGAATACATAAAGAGCTTCTTGGCTGCTATACCTATTAGGGAGTTGCAGGCGGATATCAAGAAGGGTCTAATGGCAGCAACACCACTGCATCACCGACTACAGATTGAGTTCCACTATACTGAGTTCTCGCAACCACTACCCGAGACTTCTGCTTCTCCAATGACTACATCCATGCCACTTTCAGTCGAAGTTCCATTAACTGAAATTGCTGCATAG
- the LOC108456127 gene encoding uncharacterized protein LOC108456127 isoform X1: MAPIRMIDVAVNFTDGMFKGIYNGKQHHVSDIATVLSRAWNAGVDRIIVTGGSLEESKEALAIAETDGRLFCTVGVHPTRCKEFEESGDPKKHFQALLALAKEGIQKGKVVAIGECGLDYDRLHFCPPEVQKKYFEKQFELAYATKLPMFLHMRAAAEDFCEIMERNINKFTGGVTHSFTGSAEDRDKLLSFHNMYIGVNGCSLKMAENLDVVRGIPVERMMIETDSPYCEIKSTHAGINFVKSLWPSKKKEKYDKECLVKGRNEPCLVLQVLEVIAGCKGITDIDLFSATLYQNTCRVFFPHDLDAAADALLAGRNESQ, translated from the exons ATGGCGCCAATACGGATGATAG ATGTCGCTGTCAACTTCACAG ATGGCATGTTTAAAGGCATTTATAACGGCAAGCAACATCACGTTTCTGATATTGCTACTGTTCTGAGTCGAGCTTGGAACGCTGGCGTCGATCGAATTATC GTTACGGGTGGTTCCCTTGAGGAGTCAAAGGAAGCTCTTGCTATTGCAGAAACTGATG GGAGGCTTTTCTGCACAGTTGGAGTGCACCCAACTAGATGCAAG gAGTTTGAAGAGAGTGGGGATCCTAAAAAACATTTTCAAGCTCTTTTGGCATTGGCTAAGGAGGGAATTCAAAAAGGGAAG GTGGTTGCAATTGGTGAATGTGGATTGGATTATGACAGGCTTCACTTTTGCCCACCAGAAGTTCAAAAGAA GTATTTTGAGAAGCAGTTTGAATTAGCATATGCCACAAAGCTGCCCATGTTTCTGCATATGCGTGCAGCTGCAGAAGATTTCTGTGAAATTATGGAACGAAATATTAACAA GTTCACTGGTGGGGTTACTCATTCATTTACCGGTAGTGCTGAAGACCGTGATAAGCTTCTCTCATTTCATAACATGTATATAG GTGTAAATGGATGCTCTCTGAAGATGGCTGAAAATCTTGATGTTGTGAGGGGCATACCTGTTGAAAGAATGATGATTGAGACTGATTCTCCATATTGTGAAATCAAGAGTACTCATGCTGGGATTAATTTTGTGAAATCCTTATGGCCTTCTAAGAAGAAAGAGAAGTATGACAAAGAGTGTCTTGTTAAAGGGCGTAATGAACCTTGTTTAGTGCT GCAAGTTCTTGAGGTGATAGCTGGCTGTAAAGGAATCACTGACATTGATCTGTTTAGTGCAACATTGTACCAGAACACCTGCAG GGTTTTTTTCCCTCATGACTTGGATGCTGCAGCTGATGCTCTTCTTGCTGGTCGGAATGAAAGTCAATGA